One genomic segment of Sphingobacteriales bacterium includes these proteins:
- a CDS encoding aminotransferase class IV, translating into MAKKKTSLIYYNGQFYRQNTAIFNASNRAFKYGDGIFETIALLSGKLMLWPYHVQRFLSGLNCLGLVLPEALNPNFFPDALPQLLHQTAAQNNCPQNARLRLTVFRYATGFYAPNADTAHVLIEATPLPYNQFPEPQNISGNITIYNQHLKPIPSLLGSLKTTNALLYVLAARYAQQNGYADALLQNQYHHLIESSNSGLIIVRNNHFYTPPPQDGAVHSVMVAALANLLAANDLSLNYQSLSTKHVAEAHEIWLCNAIAGIRPVQLADTYYLHNQQYSKAHFWVQQLNKWLFA; encoded by the coding sequence ATGGCTAAAAAAAAAACGAGTTTAATTTATTATAATGGGCAATTTTACCGGCAAAATACCGCTATTTTTAATGCCAGCAACCGAGCTTTTAAATACGGCGATGGAATTTTTGAAACCATTGCACTATTGAGCGGCAAATTAATGCTTTGGCCTTACCATGTACAAAGGTTTTTATCCGGATTAAACTGCTTGGGATTAGTTTTACCCGAAGCACTAAACCCTAATTTTTTTCCGGATGCCCTGCCACAGCTACTCCATCAAACCGCTGCCCAAAACAACTGCCCTCAAAATGCCCGGCTTAGGCTTACCGTTTTTAGGTATGCCACCGGCTTTTATGCACCCAACGCCGACACCGCCCACGTATTAATAGAAGCTACCCCTTTGCCTTACAACCAATTTCCTGAGCCACAAAATATATCCGGAAATATTACCATTTACAACCAACACCTAAAACCAATTCCATCGTTGCTCGGAAGCCTTAAAACGACAAATGCCTTATTGTATGTTTTGGCTGCCCGCTATGCCCAGCAAAATGGGTATGCCGATGCCCTGCTACAAAACCAATATCACCACCTTATTGAAAGTAGTAATTCGGGATTAATTATTGTCCGGAACAATCATTTTTACACTCCCCCGCCCCAAGACGGAGCAGTACATAGTGTAATGGTGGCTGCTTTAGCTAATTTATTAGCGGCTAATGACTTGTCGTTAAATTACCAGTCGTTAAGTACAAAACATGTTGCTGAGGCGCACGAGATTTGGCTTTGCAACGCTATTGCCGGAATTCGGCCGGTTCAGTTGGCCGATACCTATTATTTGCATAATCAACAATACAGCAAAGCACATTTTTGGGTGCAACAACTAAACAAATGGCTTTTTGCGTAA
- a CDS encoding bifunctional UDP-N-acetylmuramoyl-tripeptide:D-alanyl-D-alanine ligase/alanine racemase — translation MLLSLSLSQIVNLTNAFFHIGSACNTQQAMAWQPAYLSTDSRHIVYPKQSLFIALQGPNHNGHLFIEEAYQKQIRFFLVAEQPLATQNYPDAVFLCVNNTLQALQQIAAAHRALFQLPVLGITGSNGKTVVKEWLYQCLSNDFSIARSPKSYNSQVGVPLSVWQIKEHHNLAIIEAGISQPNEMEKLAAIIKPTIGLLTNIGDAHNEGFANHAHKTTEKLQLFKQAQTVLYCANYTIITTSWEATKQNPQNAGAFKAQLFTWANEEMPYLGNPDWLIKLVTEPNNTPNTTLIQGQFRQKSTRFKIPFTDPASVENALHVAFYLLVVGGYEIDIIEQKLANLQPVAMRLSVLAGINQCTLIDDVYSSDPQSLQSALQLLAQQGQNAPRTVILSDMATEQDDFYEHSLPDLLTQFAITKFMAIGPKLARYKKTIQAAIETKQNKNKGKGVAFFYPDVNEFLNHRPDFNKEIILIKGARSFAFERIVQALALKTHNTRLEINLNALAHNLHVFRRQLKSSTKIMVMIKALGYGSGSHEVAQLLQFARADYLGVAYPDEGIALRQAGVQLPILVMNAHPATYNMLIQYGLEPEIYSFDALNQWLQAAQSINNKALPPKIHLKLDTGMHRLGFDPADTPTLLAWLAQHKQIVTVAGLMTHLAASDEPQHDAFTQEQIAIFCHFCQQVRAVLGYKLLCHALNTSGIARFAQQAQFDMVRLGIGLYGIEPAGVLQHELMVVSSLKTHISQIKTLAPGQTVGYGRRGQVLKHSRIGTIGLGYADGFPRRLGNGNGAVWVGGALAPIIGNVCMDMTMIDLTHLPHVTENEEVEIFGSNLPVQEVAKWLQTIAYEVFTNVAGRVKRIYFWE, via the coding sequence GTGTTGTTATCGCTATCCCTGTCGCAAATTGTCAACTTAACCAATGCTTTTTTCCATATTGGCAGTGCTTGTAATACGCAGCAGGCAATGGCATGGCAACCTGCCTATTTAAGTACCGACAGTCGGCATATTGTATATCCCAAACAATCGTTATTTATAGCCTTGCAGGGGCCTAACCACAATGGCCATTTATTTATTGAAGAGGCATATCAAAAACAAATCAGGTTTTTTTTAGTAGCCGAGCAACCACTTGCTACTCAAAATTACCCCGATGCAGTTTTTTTGTGTGTAAACAATACCTTACAGGCTTTACAGCAAATTGCAGCCGCACACAGGGCATTATTTCAATTGCCGGTTTTAGGTATAACGGGCAGTAACGGAAAAACGGTAGTCAAAGAGTGGTTGTATCAATGCCTGTCGAACGATTTTTCAATTGCCCGAAGCCCTAAAAGTTACAATTCGCAGGTGGGTGTGCCTTTGTCGGTATGGCAAATAAAAGAGCATCATAATTTAGCCATTATTGAAGCGGGCATTTCACAACCTAACGAAATGGAAAAATTGGCTGCCATTATAAAGCCAACTATTGGCTTGTTAACTAATATTGGCGATGCCCACAACGAAGGCTTTGCCAACCACGCGCACAAAACTACCGAAAAATTGCAACTGTTTAAACAGGCACAAACCGTACTTTATTGCGCCAATTATACCATTATAACAACAAGCTGGGAAGCAACAAAACAAAACCCGCAAAACGCAGGGGCGTTTAAGGCCCAACTTTTCACCTGGGCAAATGAAGAGATGCCTTATCTTGGAAATCCTGATTGGTTGATAAAATTAGTAACCGAGCCAAACAATACTCCAAACACAACCCTAATACAAGGGCAATTTAGACAAAAAAGCACCCGGTTTAAAATACCATTTACCGACCCGGCATCTGTAGAAAACGCCCTGCATGTGGCTTTTTATTTGTTAGTGGTTGGAGGCTATGAAATTGATATTATAGAGCAAAAACTGGCAAATTTGCAGCCTGTTGCCATGCGTTTGTCGGTGTTGGCGGGTATTAACCAATGTACACTTATTGATGATGTGTATAGCAGCGACCCCCAATCTTTGCAAAGTGCGTTGCAACTGTTGGCACAACAAGGACAAAATGCCCCCCGGACGGTTATTTTGTCGGATATGGCAACCGAACAAGATGATTTTTATGAGCATAGTTTACCAGATTTATTGACGCAGTTTGCTATTACAAAATTTATGGCCATTGGTCCAAAATTGGCCAGATATAAAAAAACGATACAAGCAGCCATAGAAACAAAACAAAATAAAAATAAAGGTAAAGGTGTAGCATTTTTTTATCCGGATGTAAACGAATTTTTAAACCATCGCCCCGATTTTAACAAAGAAATAATTCTAATAAAAGGTGCTCGTAGTTTTGCTTTCGAACGTATTGTGCAGGCCTTAGCGCTTAAAACACATAATACGCGCTTAGAAATTAACCTCAATGCGTTAGCTCATAATTTACATGTATTTAGGCGGCAATTAAAAAGCAGTACTAAAATTATGGTTATGATAAAAGCGCTGGGCTATGGAAGCGGAAGCCACGAGGTTGCCCAATTATTACAATTTGCCCGCGCCGATTATTTAGGGGTGGCTTATCCGGACGAAGGGATTGCATTGCGGCAGGCAGGGGTGCAACTGCCCATCTTGGTAATGAACGCCCATCCGGCAACGTACAATATGCTAATTCAATACGGTTTGGAGCCCGAAATTTACAGTTTTGACGCCTTAAACCAATGGCTGCAAGCTGCTCAAAGCATCAATAATAAAGCACTGCCGCCTAAAATACACCTCAAATTAGATACCGGTATGCACCGCTTAGGCTTTGACCCTGCCGATACCCCAACATTATTGGCTTGGCTGGCGCAACACAAACAAATAGTAACCGTTGCCGGACTTATGACCCACCTTGCCGCCTCGGACGAGCCTCAACACGATGCCTTTACCCAAGAACAAATAGCTATTTTTTGCCATTTTTGCCAACAAGTAAGGGCTGTTTTGGGCTATAAACTGCTTTGCCATGCTTTAAATACCAGTGGAATAGCGCGGTTTGCCCAACAAGCCCAGTTCGATATGGTGCGCTTGGGTATTGGCTTATACGGCATTGAACCTGCAGGGGTGTTGCAACACGAGCTAATGGTGGTTAGCAGTTTAAAAACACATATATCGCAAATAAAAACGCTGGCGCCCGGCCAAACGGTTGGCTATGGCAGGCGTGGTCAGGTGTTAAAACATAGTCGCATTGGCACCATTGGGCTTGGCTATGCCGATGGGTTTCCGCGCCGCTTGGGCAATGGCAATGGGGCTGTTTGGGTAGGCGGGGCCTTGGCACCCATTATTGGCAACGTTTGTATGGATATGACCATGATTGACCTTACCCATTTGCCGCACGTTACCGAAAATGAGGAAGTAGAAATTTTTGGCTCGAACCTGCCCGTTCAAGAAGTGGCAAAATGGCTGCAAACTATTGCCTACGAAGTATTTACCAATGTTGCCGGACGGGTAAAAAGAATTTATTTTTGGGAATAA
- a CDS encoding LEA type 2 family protein: protein MKFYRSIYFLAIFSAAMVLINSCNTAVTPPTFVTMRDVRFAGIKGNSVHIKGNAIFNNPNAFSVDLVKLNLVLKSEGKDIGRINQDTLVNMPASGEFPIPITANLTFKEGGNLFNQALGLLTKNEIVVQYSGTATLKVVGVEIPVPVNTEQKISL from the coding sequence ATGAAATTTTACCGTTCTATTTACTTCTTAGCTATTTTTTCGGCGGCTATGGTGCTGATTAATAGTTGTAACACCGCCGTAACGCCGCCAACATTTGTAACCATGCGCGATGTGCGATTTGCCGGCATTAAAGGCAATAGTGTACATATTAAAGGCAATGCCATATTTAATAACCCAAATGCTTTTAGCGTGGATTTGGTGAAGCTAAACCTCGTTTTAAAATCGGAAGGGAAAGATATTGGGCGCATAAACCAAGATACCTTAGTTAATATGCCAGCCAGCGGCGAGTTCCCAATTCCAATTACCGCCAATTTGACCTTTAAAGAAGGCGGCAACTTGTTTAACCAAGCCTTAGGTTTGTTAACCAAAAACGAGATAGTGGTGCAATATAGTGGAACGGCAACCTTAAAAGTAGTAGGTGTCGAAATTCCGGTACCGGTTAATACCGAACAAAAAATTTCGTTATAA
- the murI gene encoding glutamate racemase — protein sequence MLPQFSHAKPNAPIGVYDSGVGGLTVANGIVQQLKNEQLIYYGDTAHMPYGDKSDVAIRHYAHRVADFLLAQGCKAMVIACNTASAVACNSLQKYLHQRIPVVDVIVPVSEAVVAANLQKVGIIATPQTIKTGAYPKQLQQLQPNLQLVQKAAKSLAAIIEEGMYQSPAAIDAIIEYYLNDPNFDGVQGLVLACTHYPIIKTNIEAFFIRKKRQVQIFDSTHTVAKQVAHILQTYNLLNTSGKKPVHQFYVSDYTAAFEQTAQIFFGQNIHLQEMILHQATDII from the coding sequence ATGCTGCCCCAATTTAGCCATGCAAAGCCTAACGCCCCCATTGGCGTTTACGACTCGGGGGTTGGCGGTTTAACAGTAGCCAACGGCATAGTGCAGCAGCTTAAAAACGAGCAACTTATTTATTACGGCGATACCGCCCACATGCCCTACGGCGACAAAAGCGACGTAGCCATTCGCCATTATGCCCACCGCGTGGCCGATTTTTTGCTGGCGCAGGGTTGCAAAGCAATGGTTATTGCTTGTAATACAGCATCGGCGGTAGCGTGCAATAGTTTGCAAAAATACTTACATCAGCGCATTCCGGTAGTAGATGTAATTGTGCCGGTTTCTGAGGCGGTAGTGGCAGCTAATTTACAAAAAGTAGGCATTATTGCCACCCCTCAAACCATAAAAACAGGCGCTTACCCCAAACAATTACAGCAATTACAACCCAATTTACAGTTAGTGCAAAAGGCGGCAAAATCATTAGCAGCTATTATTGAAGAGGGTATGTACCAAAGTCCAGCCGCTATTGATGCCATTATCGAATATTATTTGAACGACCCCAATTTTGACGGCGTACAAGGTTTAGTTTTGGCTTGCACCCATTACCCGATTATTAAAACAAATATCGAGGCGTTTTTTATCCGGAAAAAAAGGCAGGTGCAAATTTTCGACTCCACCCATACCGTAGCCAAGCAAGTAGCCCATATTTTGCAAACTTACAACCTGCTTAACACTTCCGGAAAAAAACCGGTGCACCAATTTTATGTATCAGACTATACCGCTGCTTTTGAACAAACGGCGCAAATTTTTTTCGGGCAAAATATTCATTTGCAAGAAATGATTTTACACCAAGCCACCGATATTATTTAA
- a CDS encoding IS982 family transposase gives MQQWVAQHWLSEGKTMPRPRSVPKISESEILTILIFYHYSGYKCFEYYYKALVLNDLKTYFPTAPSYNYFIELIERVALPMAILAKLTCQQAEKTGIYYIDAKALPVCDMLRAKQHKVFAQTASKGKSSMGWFFGFKLHLIVNHKGQIVDFALTTGQVADNSKDLLNKLLEKISGTLFGDKGYLTTLWNNFFEKGLKIITKVKRI, from the coding sequence ATGCAACAATGGGTTGCTCAGCATTGGCTTAGCGAAGGTAAAACAATGCCACGGCCTCGTAGTGTGCCCAAAATTTCGGAAAGTGAGATACTTACGATTCTGATTTTCTACCACTATTCGGGCTATAAATGTTTTGAATATTACTATAAAGCATTGGTTTTGAATGACTTAAAGACCTATTTTCCTACTGCCCCATCCTACAACTATTTTATAGAGTTAATAGAACGGGTTGCTCTTCCTATGGCGATTTTAGCCAAATTAACCTGCCAGCAAGCAGAAAAAACAGGAATTTATTACATAGATGCCAAAGCGCTACCTGTTTGTGACATGCTGCGAGCCAAGCAACATAAAGTTTTTGCTCAAACCGCCTCGAAAGGAAAATCTTCTATGGGGTGGTTTTTCGGCTTTAAGCTCCACCTGATAGTCAATCACAAAGGACAAATCGTGGACTTTGCTTTGACTACAGGACAGGTGGCAGACAATAGTAAAGACCTCTTAAACAAGCTATTAGAGAAAATATCAGGCACATTGTTTGGCGATAAAGGCTATTTGACTACCTTATGGAACAACTTTTTTGAAAAAGGACTAAAAATAATTACCAAGGTCAAAAGAATATGA